From a region of the Candidatus Brocadia sp. genome:
- a CDS encoding IS110 family transposase encodes MRYFVGIDLHSDNSYVGVIDKNDSRIFGKKLPNDLGLILKELKPFQKEIEGIVVESTYNWYWLVDGLQAAKYKVHLANPAEMQQYSGMKYTDDTWDSYWLAHLLRLGMLPEGYIYPKEIRPIRDLLRKRTMLVRHRTAHLLSLQNMVNRNTGRKVNVNDAKRLSEEKISEQLTDEHHKMAVQSDKAVIDFFHEQIDRIEKAVLKEVKLRYPYEELLTVPGIGKILGITIMLETGDINRFPTVSDYSSYCRCVSSQKISNGKKKGEGNKKNGNKYLAWAYVEAANFMRRYSEPARSWHQRKAAKTNKIVAIKALSNKVARACYFIIKDQTPFDPKKLFQ; translated from the coding sequence ATGAGATATTTTGTGGGAATAGATTTGCATTCGGATAATAGTTACGTGGGGGTGATAGATAAGAACGATAGTCGGATATTTGGGAAGAAGCTCCCCAATGATCTTGGCTTAATATTAAAGGAATTAAAGCCGTTTCAGAAAGAGATAGAAGGGATCGTGGTAGAGTCGACGTACAACTGGTATTGGCTGGTGGACGGACTGCAGGCGGCGAAATACAAGGTGCACCTGGCAAATCCTGCAGAGATGCAGCAGTATAGTGGAATGAAGTACACGGATGATACCTGGGATTCCTATTGGCTGGCGCATTTACTTCGTTTGGGCATGTTACCGGAAGGGTACATTTATCCGAAAGAGATAAGGCCGATACGGGATTTGTTAAGAAAGCGAACCATGTTGGTACGGCACAGAACGGCGCACCTATTAAGCCTGCAAAACATGGTGAATCGCAATACCGGAAGAAAGGTGAACGTCAACGATGCGAAGAGACTGAGCGAAGAAAAGATAAGCGAGCAGTTAACGGACGAACACCACAAAATGGCCGTGCAGAGCGACAAGGCAGTCATAGACTTTTTCCATGAACAGATAGACCGGATAGAAAAGGCCGTACTGAAAGAGGTAAAATTACGATATCCGTATGAAGAACTGCTCACCGTGCCGGGGATAGGCAAGATATTAGGGATAACGATCATGCTTGAGACCGGAGATATTAACCGATTTCCCACGGTATCAGATTATTCCTCATACTGCCGGTGTGTATCGTCCCAAAAGATATCAAACGGGAAGAAGAAAGGAGAGGGGAATAAGAAGAACGGGAATAAGTATTTGGCATGGGCATATGTGGAAGCGGCAAATTTTATGCGGAGGTATAGCGAACCTGCCAGGAGTTGGCATCAACGCAAGGCAGCGAAGACGAACAAGATCGTGGCGATTAAGGCATTGAGTAACAAGGTAGCCAGGGCGTGCTACTTTATCATAAAAGACCAAACGCCATTTGATCCGAAGAAATTATTTCAATAG
- a CDS encoding IS630 family transposase codes for MKDDGRKLSREVLESYRIRAITLRDKMHYSVKEIGEIFGIKYESVSRWFSQYRRGGIEALKERKAKGKARIVNADDLRWLQSVLQNVATKYGFSTPLWTGTYVRILFRRERKVNLDRSTIWRYLVRLGLSFQKPEKRYSQQDMDLVKTWISKEWPEIQKWAQKNRAIIYFEDESGVSLAPVIGKTWAPIGETPVVRVTGKRAAFWPCRRFRHLAGCVSVWRNEKLTPRFLWNF; via the coding sequence ATGAAAGATGACGGAAGGAAGCTGTCAAGGGAGGTATTGGAGTCTTATCGAATCCGGGCGATCACGCTCAGGGATAAGATGCATTATTCCGTTAAAGAAATAGGCGAGATATTTGGCATTAAGTATGAAAGTGTCTCAAGGTGGTTCTCTCAATACCGTCGTGGTGGTATAGAGGCGCTTAAGGAACGCAAAGCAAAGGGCAAGGCGCGAATTGTAAATGCGGATGATTTAAGATGGTTGCAAAGTGTTTTGCAGAATGTCGCGACAAAATATGGTTTTTCGACTCCGCTGTGGACCGGAACATATGTTAGAATTCTTTTCCGGCGAGAACGAAAAGTGAATTTGGATCGCAGCACAATATGGCGATATCTGGTTCGGTTGGGTTTGAGTTTTCAAAAGCCGGAAAAACGTTATTCACAGCAAGACATGGATTTGGTAAAGACATGGATTAGCAAGGAGTGGCCTGAAATTCAGAAGTGGGCTCAGAAAAACCGGGCTATTATCTATTTTGAGGATGAGTCGGGCGTTTCCCTTGCGCCTGTTATTGGAAAAACATGGGCTCCGATAGGAGAAACCCCCGTTGTGCGTGTGACCGGGAAACGGGCGGCGTTTTGGCCATGTCGGCGATTTCGCCATCTGGCAGGATGTGTTTCCGTCTGGAGAAACGAAAAGTTAACG